Proteins co-encoded in one Microbacterium hydrocarbonoxydans genomic window:
- a CDS encoding alpha-L-rhamnosidase, translating into MSSAARIVSVSVEHHAETLGIGTSKPRLAWTIDAPSDWNPGRTEAQLEDETGAVTVAPLDARDEVLASWPFRPLASRERVAVRIRAVNDAGTERTPWSAPLFVEAGLLGPADWQARPVSAPWPETPGTERRPSRMRRRFDLDGGFRSARLYISAHGVVDGFLNDERVGDDTLVPGWTSYRHRLAYRTYDVTDLLVGGENVFGAHLADGWYRGRLGYVENLRDYYGDDLALIAQLEIRYDDRTIVIATGEPGWEATTGPILSSSLYDGETYDARIGDDWRGGEWVPAVVGDRDPATLFAPRSAPVRRHAEFAPRTMTVQADGSILYDFGQNISGRLRLSMTRTRRGEELVLRHAEVLENGDLALRPLRSAAATDRYVQGGGEEQWEPRFTMHGFRYATVTGWGGAPAELDVCAIAYTTQMRPTGSFETDNPLLNRFHENVRWGLIGNMVSLPTDCPQRDERLGWTADFQVFAPAASFLYDISGFALDWLDDLAAEQSPDGTVPIYVPWLPLDYDTSPPVAAWGDAAVLVPDTLHERYGDAEILRRHFKTGERWIERVRELAGDDLIWDEGFQFGDWLDPLAPPDDPFRAVTSTGFVATGCFAHTAARLARIGRVIGASSTDRVQRLADDVRQAFADRYLDDEGLPRDDTQTACAMVLQWNLGAPEHRPRVAERLAQLVRGTGFRIGTGFVGTPLVLDALADNGHLEDAYALLLQTECPSWLYAVTMGATTVWERWDSMLPDGSINPGSMTSFNHYALGAIADWLHRRVGGLEPEAAGYRRIRFAPRPGGGITSARTNHETPFGPASIEWRIGDGCLDVQLVVPTGATGWIDIEGIVPREVPAGRHLFTVDAPLSYAAPTTLGRSVRA; encoded by the coding sequence TGGCGGTGCGCATCCGCGCGGTGAACGACGCCGGTACCGAGCGGACGCCCTGGAGCGCGCCGCTCTTCGTGGAGGCAGGTCTGCTCGGCCCGGCCGATTGGCAGGCTCGCCCGGTCTCAGCGCCGTGGCCCGAGACGCCGGGGACCGAGCGGCGACCGAGTCGGATGCGTCGGCGCTTCGACCTCGACGGCGGGTTCCGCTCCGCCCGGCTGTACATCAGCGCGCACGGCGTCGTCGACGGCTTCCTCAACGATGAGCGTGTCGGAGACGACACACTCGTGCCGGGCTGGACGAGCTATCGTCACCGCCTGGCATACCGCACCTACGACGTCACCGATTTGCTGGTCGGAGGCGAGAACGTCTTCGGCGCGCACCTCGCCGACGGATGGTACCGAGGCCGTCTCGGCTATGTGGAGAACCTTCGCGACTACTACGGAGACGATCTCGCCCTCATCGCCCAGCTCGAAATCCGCTACGACGACCGAACGATCGTGATCGCGACGGGGGAGCCGGGATGGGAGGCCACCACCGGACCGATCCTGAGCAGCAGTCTCTACGACGGTGAGACCTATGACGCCCGTATCGGCGACGACTGGCGCGGAGGTGAGTGGGTGCCGGCCGTCGTGGGCGACCGGGATCCGGCGACCCTGTTCGCGCCGCGTAGCGCTCCTGTGCGTCGCCATGCGGAGTTCGCGCCTCGGACGATGACGGTGCAGGCAGACGGCAGCATACTGTACGACTTCGGGCAGAACATCTCGGGGCGCCTACGTCTGTCGATGACGCGTACGCGCCGAGGGGAGGAACTCGTGCTGCGCCACGCCGAGGTGCTCGAGAACGGCGACCTCGCTCTGCGTCCGCTGCGTTCGGCAGCGGCTACCGACCGTTACGTGCAGGGCGGAGGCGAGGAGCAGTGGGAGCCGCGGTTCACGATGCACGGGTTCCGCTACGCCACAGTGACCGGGTGGGGTGGTGCGCCGGCAGAACTCGACGTGTGCGCGATCGCCTACACGACGCAGATGCGGCCGACCGGCTCGTTCGAGACGGACAACCCGCTCCTGAATCGCTTCCACGAGAACGTTCGATGGGGCCTGATCGGCAACATGGTCTCGTTGCCCACGGACTGCCCGCAACGGGACGAGCGACTGGGGTGGACGGCGGACTTCCAAGTCTTCGCCCCCGCCGCCTCGTTCCTCTACGACATCTCCGGTTTCGCTCTGGACTGGCTCGACGATCTCGCGGCCGAGCAATCGCCCGACGGCACCGTCCCCATCTACGTGCCCTGGCTGCCGCTCGACTACGACACGAGCCCGCCGGTCGCGGCGTGGGGCGATGCGGCCGTACTCGTGCCGGACACACTGCACGAGCGTTACGGCGATGCTGAGATCCTGAGACGCCACTTCAAGACCGGGGAGCGCTGGATCGAGCGCGTCCGCGAGCTCGCGGGTGACGATCTCATCTGGGACGAGGGGTTCCAGTTCGGAGACTGGCTGGATCCGCTGGCCCCGCCGGACGACCCGTTCCGTGCCGTGACGTCCACCGGCTTCGTCGCCACGGGGTGCTTCGCGCACACGGCCGCGCGTTTGGCGAGGATAGGGCGGGTCATTGGGGCCTCATCTACAGACCGGGTGCAGCGCCTGGCGGACGACGTGCGCCAGGCATTCGCCGATCGATACCTGGACGACGAGGGGCTCCCCCGCGATGACACCCAGACGGCCTGCGCCATGGTGCTGCAATGGAACCTCGGCGCCCCGGAGCACCGGCCGCGCGTGGCCGAGCGGCTCGCGCAGCTCGTGCGAGGGACCGGCTTCCGGATCGGGACCGGCTTCGTCGGGACGCCCCTGGTGCTGGACGCGCTCGCCGACAACGGTCACCTCGAGGATGCCTACGCCTTGCTCTTGCAGACGGAGTGCCCGTCATGGCTGTATGCCGTGACGATGGGTGCCACCACAGTGTGGGAGCGGTGGGACTCGATGCTTCCCGACGGCTCGATCAACCCGGGTTCGATGACGAGCTTCAACCATTACGCCCTCGGCGCGATCGCGGACTGGCTGCATCGCAGGGTCGGCGGCCTCGAGCCGGAGGCCGCTGGCTATCGGCGGATCCGCTTCGCACCGCGCCCGGGCGGCGGCATCACGAGCGCTCGGACGAACCATGAGACGCCGTTCGGGCCCGCATCGATCGAATGGCGGATCGGCGACGGGTGCCTCGACGTGCAGCTCGTGGTCCCGACCGGGGCCACCGGCTGGATCGACATCGAGGGGATCGTGCCACGTGAGGTGCCTGCGGGGCGCCATCTCTTCACGGTCGACGCACCGCTCAGCTACGCGGCACCGACGACTCTCGGACGATCAGTTCGGGCATGA
- a CDS encoding LacI family DNA-binding transcriptional regulator, translated as MGIREVAEHAGVSTATVSFYLNKPDKVRPETAERVRVSIEALGYVRNDAARQLKAGKSRMLALIGFDVTDPFFAAVARGIRAAATEHGLYVVLADSDSQVDLETEYLHLFEEQRVRGLLLAPVADPSPYLVEGKARVPIVLLDYSSDEGTLPAVAINGRAGGRMAAEHLLQCGRRRLAFVGGPSEIHQVAERLEGFRDAAASVPDATVELIETSERNARQGREVGRSIADRPVSERPDGIFAVNDLVAVGLIQALVVERGLPVPDAISVVGYNDALADEYSPLELTTLHPPQAELGATAVGLLLEAEASPAPPPRTVVFMPELIVRESSVPRS; from the coding sequence GTGGGTATTCGCGAGGTGGCGGAGCATGCGGGGGTCTCGACGGCGACCGTGTCCTTCTATCTGAACAAGCCGGACAAGGTACGCCCCGAGACTGCCGAACGCGTGAGAGTCTCGATCGAGGCGCTGGGATACGTGCGCAACGACGCCGCCCGCCAGCTCAAAGCTGGCAAGAGCCGAATGCTCGCTCTCATCGGCTTCGACGTGACCGACCCGTTTTTCGCCGCAGTCGCCCGTGGAATTAGGGCAGCCGCCACGGAGCACGGCCTCTACGTGGTCCTCGCAGACAGCGACAGCCAGGTGGACCTCGAGACCGAGTACCTTCACCTGTTCGAGGAGCAGCGGGTGCGCGGCCTCCTCCTCGCCCCCGTCGCCGATCCTTCGCCGTACCTGGTCGAGGGGAAGGCTCGCGTCCCCATCGTGCTACTGGACTACAGTTCGGACGAGGGAACCCTGCCGGCCGTGGCCATCAACGGGCGCGCGGGAGGCAGGATGGCTGCGGAGCACCTCCTGCAGTGCGGACGCCGTCGCCTAGCATTCGTCGGCGGCCCGAGCGAGATCCACCAGGTTGCGGAGCGGCTTGAGGGCTTCCGTGACGCTGCCGCCTCAGTGCCGGACGCGACCGTCGAGTTGATCGAGACCTCCGAACGCAACGCCCGTCAGGGGCGTGAGGTCGGTCGCAGCATCGCCGATCGACCAGTTTCCGAGCGCCCCGACGGGATCTTCGCGGTGAACGATCTCGTCGCCGTCGGTCTCATCCAGGCACTCGTCGTCGAGCGCGGACTGCCGGTCCCCGACGCAATCTCGGTCGTCGGGTACAACGATGCTCTCGCCGACGAATACTCACCCCTCGAGCTCACCACGCTCCACCCGCCGCAGGCGGAACTCGGGGCGACGGCCGTGGGGCTGCTGCTCGAGGCAGAGGCATCACCGGCTCCCCCGCCTCGCACGGTCGTGTTCATGCCCGAACTGATCGTCCGAGAGTCGTCGGTGCCGCGTAGCTGA
- a CDS encoding DUF2243 domain-containing protein, which yields MTATTDSIRTGIDFRARAAFSKRNLWSGILFGVGLVAFIDETIFHQLLHWHHFYDLGTPEIGLVSDGFFHALSWAATIGGLFLLADLRRRAAFWQLRWWGGVLLGAGTFQLYDGTVQHKWWGIHQIRYVENLLPYDLTWNIIAVLLVVAGIILTIRTRRSRIAAG from the coding sequence ATGACTGCAACCACCGATTCGATACGGACGGGGATCGACTTCCGAGCGCGGGCAGCGTTCTCGAAGCGCAACCTCTGGTCGGGCATCCTCTTCGGCGTGGGCCTGGTGGCCTTCATCGACGAGACCATCTTTCACCAGTTGCTGCACTGGCACCACTTCTACGATCTGGGAACGCCGGAGATCGGATTGGTCTCGGACGGGTTCTTCCACGCCCTGAGCTGGGCGGCGACGATCGGCGGCCTCTTCCTCCTCGCCGATCTGCGCAGGCGCGCCGCGTTCTGGCAACTGAGGTGGTGGGGCGGAGTCCTCCTGGGCGCGGGAACCTTCCAGCTGTACGACGGAACGGTGCAGCACAAGTGGTGGGGAATCCACCAGATCCGCTATGTGGAGAATCTGCTCCCTTATGACCTGACCTGGAACATCATCGCCGTCCTCCTCGTCGTCGCCGGGATCATCCTGACCATCCGCACCCGGCGCAGCCGCATCGCAGCAGGGTGA
- a CDS encoding cytochrome c oxidase assembly protein, with protein sequence MHDHTSGAGIDPDIIIALPFVVALAFYGGCAVVQRRQGRAWPWYRSIAWLAGIIAAGAGFVGPLAAAAHQDFVAHMWVHLLVGMAAPLLLVLGAPVTLALRSMDVGAARRLSRLLNSWPARFVTAPIVAAVLNIGGMWALYSTSLYAAMQESLLVHMVVMTHFLLAGYLFTAAIIPIDPAPHRAGFPLRMGIVILALAAHGILAKTLYAHPPAGVEVMDAHAGAMLMYYAGDLIDVAIITILCAQWYRESGRNLRRRHGAPRSITSADRPLDDSPAEEHA encoded by the coding sequence GTGCACGATCACACTTCCGGGGCCGGCATCGATCCAGACATCATCATTGCCCTGCCTTTCGTGGTCGCGCTTGCGTTCTACGGCGGTTGCGCGGTCGTTCAGAGGCGCCAGGGTCGTGCATGGCCCTGGTACCGGAGCATCGCGTGGCTGGCCGGAATCATCGCAGCAGGGGCGGGATTCGTCGGCCCTCTCGCCGCAGCCGCCCACCAGGACTTCGTCGCACACATGTGGGTGCATCTGCTTGTCGGGATGGCAGCGCCGTTGCTGCTGGTCCTCGGTGCTCCCGTCACTCTCGCCCTGCGTTCGATGGACGTCGGAGCCGCGCGCAGACTGTCCCGTCTTCTCAACAGCTGGCCGGCCCGGTTCGTCACCGCTCCGATCGTGGCCGCTGTCCTCAACATCGGCGGCATGTGGGCGCTGTACTCGACATCGCTGTATGCCGCGATGCAAGAGAGTCTTCTCGTCCACATGGTCGTGATGACCCACTTCCTGCTCGCCGGATACCTGTTCACTGCGGCGATCATCCCGATCGATCCCGCGCCGCATCGTGCAGGATTCCCCCTCCGAATGGGAATCGTGATCCTCGCTCTCGCCGCCCACGGCATCCTCGCCAAGACCCTCTATGCTCACCCGCCTGCCGGGGTCGAGGTGATGGATGCGCACGCAGGCGCGATGCTGATGTACTACGCCGGTGACCTCATCGACGTCGCGATCATCACCATCCTGTGCGCACAGTGGTACAGGGAATCCGGCAGGAATCTCCGCCGTCGCCACGGCGCACCGCGGTCCATCACCTCGGCTGATCGGCCGCTCGACGACTCTCCGGCCGAAGAACACGCCTAG
- a CDS encoding SLC13 family permease, translating into MDPEIITFVILGAAVIAFVSNRIPMVIVAMAVPIALWATGVVSLGEAFAGFGDPIVLFIVALFIVSEALDATGVTSWVGRQLMRRAGKSRSRLLLIVCLLAAVLSAVISINGAVAALLPIVVLVAVRAGIVPSRMLLPLAFAAGAGSLLTLTGTPVNILVSEAAAEAGGRAFGYFEFAIVGIPMVVLTVILVISLGDRLLPERVPDRLEEPADPSHDAAAWRETYDVALDTGSLFTVGEGVAEVLIGPRSSLIGRVVSPGMTTRQEDLVILALRHGSRPGDVGGKATGAITLQAGDSVLVQGPWEALHRYTSSPDVIPVSSPQQMQRTVPLGRGARRALVILGVMVVLLATGLVPPVIAGLLAAGALIVTRVLTVTQTFSAISWPTVTLIAGMIPLSSAFVSTGAADLVGDAVLELVGNTSPYLALLVICVASVILGQFISNVATVLVIAPIAVSVASSMEVSVQPFMMALTVVGAAAFLTPIATPVNLMVMQPAGYRFGDYWRLGLPLVLVYVAVAVLYVPAVWPF; encoded by the coding sequence ATGGACCCCGAGATCATCACCTTCGTCATCCTCGGTGCTGCGGTCATCGCATTCGTGTCGAATCGCATCCCGATGGTCATCGTCGCGATGGCCGTGCCGATCGCTCTCTGGGCCACCGGCGTCGTCTCACTGGGTGAGGCGTTCGCAGGATTCGGCGACCCCATCGTCCTCTTCATCGTCGCCCTGTTCATCGTCAGCGAGGCGCTGGATGCCACAGGCGTGACGTCGTGGGTCGGGCGACAGCTGATGCGCCGCGCGGGCAAGAGCCGATCGCGGCTGCTGCTGATCGTCTGTCTGCTCGCCGCCGTGCTGTCGGCGGTCATCAGCATCAACGGCGCCGTGGCCGCTCTGCTCCCGATCGTGGTGCTCGTCGCCGTGCGAGCGGGCATCGTGCCGTCACGGATGCTCTTGCCTCTGGCATTCGCCGCAGGAGCGGGGTCGCTCCTCACGCTCACCGGAACCCCCGTCAACATCCTCGTGTCCGAGGCCGCTGCAGAAGCCGGCGGGCGTGCGTTCGGGTACTTCGAGTTCGCGATCGTCGGCATCCCGATGGTCGTGCTGACGGTGATCCTCGTGATCTCGCTGGGCGATCGGCTGCTTCCCGAGCGCGTGCCCGACCGGCTCGAGGAGCCCGCCGATCCGAGCCACGACGCCGCCGCCTGGCGCGAGACGTACGACGTCGCGCTCGACACGGGCAGCCTCTTCACGGTGGGGGAGGGCGTCGCCGAGGTGCTCATCGGCCCGAGGTCGAGCCTGATCGGACGTGTGGTGTCTCCGGGGATGACCACACGGCAGGAAGACCTCGTGATCCTCGCGCTCCGGCACGGCAGCCGCCCGGGCGATGTAGGCGGGAAAGCCACCGGTGCCATCACCCTCCAGGCCGGGGACTCGGTGCTCGTTCAGGGGCCGTGGGAGGCGCTCCACCGATACACGAGCTCGCCCGACGTCATCCCGGTGAGCTCGCCCCAGCAGATGCAGCGCACGGTTCCACTCGGTCGCGGAGCCCGACGGGCGCTCGTGATCCTCGGGGTCATGGTGGTGCTGCTCGCCACGGGGCTCGTTCCGCCCGTCATCGCGGGGCTCCTTGCCGCCGGGGCCCTCATCGTGACGCGCGTGCTCACCGTGACGCAGACGTTCTCGGCGATCTCGTGGCCGACCGTCACTCTCATCGCCGGCATGATCCCGCTGTCTTCGGCGTTCGTCTCCACCGGCGCTGCCGATCTGGTCGGCGACGCCGTGCTCGAACTCGTCGGGAACACCTCGCCCTACCTCGCGCTGCTCGTGATCTGCGTGGCGTCAGTGATCCTCGGTCAGTTCATCTCGAACGTCGCGACCGTGCTCGTCATCGCGCCGATCGCCGTCTCCGTCGCCTCGAGCATGGAGGTCAGCGTGCAGCCGTTCATGATGGCGCTCACGGTCGTGGGAGCCGCCGCGTTCCTGACGCCGATCGCGACGCCGGTGAACCTCATGGTCATGCAGCCCGCGGGATACCGGTTCGGCGACTACTGGCGTCTCGGTCTTCCTCTCGTGCTGGTCTACGTCGCCGTCGCGGTGCTCTACGTCCCTGCCGTCTGGCCGTTCTGA
- a CDS encoding ATP-binding cassette domain-containing protein, whose protein sequence is MNISTSPPLRARGLHKSFRHHPRVDGVGFTVEPGRIVGLLGPNGAGKTTTIRLLLGLMAPDRGEALVFGRPYRELDRPATVVGAVLDAGGLHPARTGREHLRIAAARADVAPARVDVVLADVGMTADADRRSGGYSLGMKQRIAIAAALLGEPKLLVLDEPSNGLDPAGMRWLRDRLRAFADAGGTVLLSSHLLSDVQDIADDIVVIAEGHVVADITVADAVATANGDLEGYYLEVTGTAGVR, encoded by the coding sequence ATGAACATCTCCACGTCTCCGCCGCTCCGAGCGCGCGGACTGCACAAGAGCTTCCGACACCACCCTCGCGTCGACGGAGTCGGCTTCACGGTCGAACCCGGGAGGATCGTCGGTCTTCTCGGGCCCAACGGCGCCGGCAAGACGACGACGATCCGACTTCTGCTCGGGCTCATGGCCCCCGACCGGGGTGAGGCTCTCGTCTTCGGCCGCCCGTACCGCGAGCTCGATCGACCGGCGACGGTGGTCGGCGCCGTGCTCGACGCCGGTGGCCTGCATCCGGCACGCACCGGCCGGGAACACCTGCGCATCGCGGCCGCTCGCGCCGACGTCGCCCCCGCACGCGTCGACGTCGTGCTCGCCGACGTGGGCATGACCGCAGACGCCGACCGTCGCTCCGGCGGCTATTCGCTCGGCATGAAGCAGCGCATCGCGATCGCCGCGGCGCTGCTCGGCGAGCCGAAGCTCCTCGTGCTCGACGAACCGTCGAACGGCCTCGACCCTGCCGGCATGCGCTGGCTGCGGGATCGCCTGCGGGCCTTCGCGGATGCGGGCGGCACGGTGCTGCTCTCTTCGCACCTGCTCTCCGATGTGCAGGACATCGCCGACGACATCGTCGTGATCGCCGAGGGGCACGTCGTCGCCGACATCACGGTGGCAGATGCGGTGGCCACCGCGAACGGGGATCTCGAGGGCTACTACCTCGAGGTCACCGGAACAGCGGGGGTGCGCTGA
- a CDS encoding serine hydrolase domain-containing protein translates to MNVTGTDQNPSIRRHRVRTLIAIAAAVVLVGGAITAGALFRAADRPAATAEAATPGALETRILSLVDAGYPAVLASVTSPGGDVENAVAGAGNIETGEEPAIDAEVRIASNTKMFVATVVLQLVDEGLVDLDAPIDTYLPGMITGEGIDGADITVHQLLQQTTGLPEYADRIAADAFGAQKQYISPRDMLDVALSRPAGFAPGERWEYSNTNYLVLGLLIEAVTDRAIAEQIDERIVRPLGLEHTYFPAPGERELRGEHPIGYHADVPGELREFSDMDTSFAWSAGAMVSTPAELNTFMRALLNGELLSGEALATMQTTVPAGDELWPEAEYGLGLQRYPLSCGGVAWGHGGDIPGTQTRNAVAPDGTAVTVAVTALPWAVVSADDEEVLLEQYRIVVEALDETLCDR, encoded by the coding sequence ATGAACGTCACCGGCACAGACCAGAACCCGTCCATTCGCCGACACCGCGTGCGCACGCTGATCGCGATCGCGGCCGCCGTCGTGCTCGTCGGCGGTGCCATCACAGCCGGAGCACTCTTCCGCGCCGCCGATCGGCCCGCTGCCACCGCCGAGGCAGCGACCCCTGGCGCTCTCGAGACGCGGATCCTGTCGCTCGTGGATGCCGGCTACCCTGCTGTGCTCGCATCAGTGACCTCGCCCGGCGGAGATGTCGAGAACGCGGTCGCCGGCGCGGGGAACATCGAGACCGGCGAAGAGCCTGCGATCGACGCGGAGGTGCGGATCGCCAGCAACACGAAGATGTTCGTCGCGACGGTCGTGCTGCAGCTCGTCGATGAGGGCCTCGTCGACCTGGATGCCCCGATCGACACGTACCTCCCCGGCATGATCACGGGAGAGGGGATCGACGGCGCCGACATCACCGTGCACCAGCTGCTGCAGCAGACCACGGGTCTGCCGGAGTACGCCGACCGGATCGCGGCCGACGCCTTCGGCGCGCAGAAGCAGTACATCTCTCCGCGGGACATGCTCGACGTCGCCCTCAGCCGTCCGGCGGGATTCGCGCCGGGTGAGAGATGGGAGTACAGCAACACGAACTACCTCGTCCTCGGGCTTCTGATCGAGGCGGTCACGGATCGTGCGATCGCCGAGCAGATCGACGAGCGCATCGTGCGACCACTGGGTCTCGAGCACACGTACTTCCCCGCACCGGGGGAGCGGGAGCTGCGGGGCGAGCATCCGATCGGCTACCACGCGGATGTCCCGGGGGAACTCCGCGAGTTCTCGGACATGGACACCTCGTTCGCCTGGTCGGCCGGGGCCATGGTGTCCACTCCCGCCGAACTCAACACCTTCATGCGCGCGCTGCTGAACGGCGAGCTTCTGAGCGGAGAGGCGCTCGCGACGATGCAGACCACGGTGCCTGCGGGTGACGAGCTCTGGCCTGAGGCTGAGTACGGCCTCGGCCTGCAGCGGTACCCGCTCAGCTGCGGAGGAGTCGCCTGGGGGCACGGCGGCGACATCCCCGGCACCCAGACGCGCAACGCCGTCGCGCCCGACGGCACCGCCGTGACCGTCGCCGTGACCGCGCTGCCCTGGGCGGTGGTCTCCGCCGATGACGAAGAGGTTCTGCTCGAGCAGTACCGGATCGTTGTCGAGGCGCTCGACGAGACGCTGTGCGATCGGTGA
- a CDS encoding histidine kinase, which yields MSPAVSPIPRAERMRRAIPPVLVLAARMSPAVSPIPRAERMRRAIPPVLVLAAAVGYLGADLWLEELPAAVPGDVPPAVYAGLVAVQALFLTFRLRAPISVFAGTVLLDAVVLATSAGELGVGSLGVILAAYGMARRSPRDPAMTALGIGALVTTVVGGGALLFGSRESVLVLILTVTARIALQYLAPAAVAEYFRGRERLADALQEQARMAEHERRERAEREVRATREALARELHDIAGHHLSGIIVSAQAAGALTRSDLDRAREMMQTVQDDARIALADLRRTVGLLRSDDDAPSGAPSPVPAIAGIAALVDVARERGQRVTLTRFGDARPVGALAETTAYRMVQESLANAARHAPGAGCDVSVRFGADAVEIMVSNEAAAEPAAVPSIDRGTSVRNEGSGSGYGLSGMAERAELIGAQLSAGPDDGGGWTNRLRIPLDGRSAA from the coding sequence ATGTCCCCTGCGGTGAGCCCGATCCCGCGCGCCGAGCGCATGCGCCGGGCGATTCCGCCGGTTCTCGTCCTCGCGGCGAGGATGTCCCCTGCGGTGAGCCCGATCCCGCGCGCCGAGCGCATGCGCCGGGCGATTCCGCCGGTTCTCGTCCTCGCGGCGGCCGTCGGCTATCTCGGTGCCGACCTCTGGCTCGAAGAGCTGCCGGCCGCCGTGCCGGGCGACGTGCCCCCGGCCGTGTATGCCGGCCTCGTCGCCGTGCAGGCGCTTTTCCTGACTTTCCGTCTGCGCGCTCCGATCTCGGTGTTCGCCGGAACCGTGCTCCTCGACGCGGTGGTCCTGGCCACATCGGCGGGGGAGCTGGGAGTGGGATCGCTGGGAGTGATACTCGCCGCCTACGGAATGGCCCGGCGGAGTCCGCGCGACCCGGCGATGACGGCGCTCGGCATCGGGGCGCTGGTGACGACCGTCGTCGGCGGTGGCGCGCTGCTCTTCGGATCGCGCGAATCGGTGCTCGTGCTGATCCTCACGGTGACCGCGCGCATCGCCCTGCAGTATCTCGCCCCCGCTGCCGTCGCCGAGTACTTCCGCGGCCGCGAGCGCCTCGCCGATGCACTGCAGGAGCAGGCACGCATGGCCGAGCACGAGCGGCGCGAGCGTGCCGAGCGCGAGGTGCGGGCCACCCGAGAGGCGCTCGCCCGCGAACTGCACGACATCGCCGGGCATCACCTTTCGGGAATCATCGTGAGCGCCCAGGCGGCCGGCGCCCTCACTCGCAGCGACCTCGACCGCGCGCGAGAGATGATGCAGACCGTCCAGGATGACGCTCGCATCGCGCTCGCCGACCTTCGGCGCACGGTCGGGCTGCTGCGCAGCGACGATGATGCGCCCTCGGGTGCGCCGAGCCCCGTGCCCGCCATCGCCGGGATCGCCGCGCTGGTCGACGTCGCCCGGGAGCGCGGACAGCGCGTCACCCTCACGCGGTTCGGCGATGCGCGCCCGGTGGGTGCGCTCGCCGAGACCACCGCGTACCGGATGGTGCAGGAATCGCTCGCGAACGCCGCCAGGCATGCTCCCGGCGCGGGCTGCGACGTCAGTGTGCGGTTCGGAGCGGATGCGGTGGAGATCATGGTCTCCAACGAGGCCGCAGCCGAGCCCGCAGCCGTGCCCTCGATCGATCGTGGAACGTCGGTGAGGAACGAGGGGTCGGGCAGCGGCTACGGTCTCTCGGGCATGGCTGAGCGGGCCGAGCTCATCGGCGCGCAGCTGTCGGCAGGGCCCGACGATGGCGGCGGATGGACGAATCGCCTCCGCATCCCCCTCGACGGACGGAGTGCCGCATGA
- a CDS encoding response regulator transcription factor, whose product MIRVLIADDQAVVRAGLAVILGAEADIEVVGEAVDGADAVRLARITRPDVVCMDIRMPGTDGITATREIVADTSLATDVLILTTFDVDADVFAALEAGAAGFLLKGADEATLLAAVRSVATGDGTLDQRLTRRILREFGERRRPSGARAGSDAVPLTERELDVLRLLAEGLSNAEIAERLFVELTTVKYHLAGILQKTGARDRLQAVLWGLRIGVVEVG is encoded by the coding sequence ATGATCCGTGTCCTCATCGCCGACGACCAGGCAGTCGTGCGCGCCGGGCTCGCTGTGATCCTTGGAGCCGAGGCAGACATCGAGGTCGTCGGCGAAGCGGTCGACGGAGCCGACGCGGTGCGGCTCGCCCGCATCACCCGTCCCGACGTGGTCTGCATGGACATCCGGATGCCGGGAACCGACGGCATCACGGCCACCCGAGAGATCGTCGCCGACACGAGCCTCGCGACCGACGTGCTCATCCTCACCACCTTCGACGTCGATGCCGATGTCTTCGCGGCGCTCGAGGCGGGCGCTGCCGGGTTCCTCCTCAAGGGGGCCGACGAGGCCACCCTGCTCGCGGCCGTCCGCTCCGTCGCCACCGGAGACGGCACTCTCGATCAGCGACTGACCCGCCGGATCCTGAGGGAGTTCGGCGAACGCCGTCGACCGAGCGGCGCGCGCGCGGGCTCCGACGCCGTCCCCCTCACCGAGCGGGAACTCGACGTGCTCCGGCTGCTCGCCGAGGGGCTCTCGAACGCCGAGATCGCCGAGCGCCTCTTCGTGGAACTGACGACGGTCAAGTACCACCTGGCCGGCATCCTGCAGAAGACCGGAGCCCGCGACCGCCTGCAGGCCGTGCTCTGGGGCCTCCGGATCGGGGTCGTCGAGGTGGGGTGA